In a single window of the Natronosalvus caseinilyticus genome:
- a CDS encoding glycosyltransferase family 2 protein, with translation MAIQDQQSESDTEYGQTELQTHEADGLLLDADSEQTPQLSVVMPTLNEEEGVAECIERAKNAIAELGMRAEIILSDSSTDRTPEIGREMGAIIVEPDGKGYGYAYRYAFDRARGDYIVMGDADTTYDFEQIPRLLEHLRAENGDMVMGSRLEGEIRPGAMPPLHKHIGNPVLTKFLNLFYGAGVSDAHSGFRIFTREAYETMDLETTGMEFASEMIMEAGAKDLTIVETPIVYHEREGEETLESFRDGWRHVRFMLENAPGYLFSVPGAVMGVLGLVIMALAATSATVNGVNPGTHSMIAGSLLTIVGYQVASLGVFAAVASDPIRKPEDRLTKLLTESLTLERGATLGVGVFVLGGSYAGLLIYQWISNDFGPIDFTIGSLIAFTAIVLGLQTVFSSFFLSAVNR, from the coding sequence ATGGCAATTCAAGACCAACAATCAGAATCAGATACCGAGTACGGGCAGACGGAACTACAGACACACGAAGCAGACGGCCTGTTGCTCGACGCTGATAGCGAGCAGACGCCACAGCTCAGCGTCGTGATGCCGACGCTGAACGAAGAGGAGGGCGTCGCCGAGTGTATCGAACGGGCAAAGAACGCGATTGCCGAACTCGGGATGCGCGCCGAGATCATCCTCAGTGACAGCTCGACCGATCGGACGCCCGAGATCGGCCGCGAGATGGGCGCCATCATCGTCGAACCAGACGGCAAGGGGTACGGCTACGCCTACCGGTACGCGTTCGACCGCGCCCGCGGCGACTACATCGTGATGGGTGACGCCGACACGACGTACGACTTCGAGCAGATTCCACGGCTCCTCGAGCACCTCCGTGCGGAAAATGGAGATATGGTGATGGGGAGTCGGCTCGAGGGCGAGATCAGGCCGGGGGCGATGCCGCCGCTCCACAAGCACATCGGCAATCCGGTGTTGACGAAGTTCTTGAACCTGTTTTACGGCGCCGGGGTTAGTGATGCCCATAGCGGCTTCCGGATCTTTACCCGAGAGGCCTACGAGACGATGGACCTCGAGACGACCGGGATGGAGTTCGCCAGCGAGATGATCATGGAAGCCGGCGCGAAGGATCTGACGATCGTCGAGACGCCGATCGTCTACCACGAGCGCGAGGGCGAGGAAACCCTCGAGAGTTTTCGGGATGGGTGGCGACACGTCCGCTTCATGCTCGAGAACGCCCCCGGCTACCTGTTCTCGGTCCCGGGGGCCGTCATGGGCGTCCTCGGGCTAGTGATCATGGCGCTCGCGGCGACCAGCGCGACGGTCAACGGTGTGAATCCGGGGACGCACTCGATGATCGCGGGGAGTCTCCTGACGATCGTCGGTTACCAGGTCGCGAGCCTGGGCGTGTTCGCGGCCGTTGCGAGCGATCCGATCCGGAAACCGGAGGATCGGCTCACGAAGCTTCTGACGGAGTCGCTGACGCTCGAGCGTGGGGCGACACTCGGCGTCGGCGTGTTCGTCCTCGGCGGAAGTTACGCGGGTCTGTTGATTTATCAGTGGATCTCGAATGACTTCGGCCCGATCGACTTTACGATAGGGTCGCTCATCGCGTTCACGGCGATCGTGCTCGGGCTGCAGACGGTGTTCTCGTCGTTCTTCTTAAGTGCAGTGAATCGCTAA
- a CDS encoding polysaccharide biosynthesis C-terminal domain-containing protein, which translates to MDLERAGIVTIISRFLSTGIGFVGTIYYAQELGSTALGSFFLLQSLVGFLSIPADVGVQGAIEKRLSEGENKHRYFSAGLILLSVSYVIVALAIIPFSKSINDYLGMPLFLELLAVLFITIVYQLFLSSLRGELKIVHSALLEAVQALSTLLISIILLIDGYGVYALVYGLLAGKMLSSVLAIYLLDLSIVVPTTTSFRRIWDFSKYNTILRSSGLIYGWADTLIIGIFLSSSLVAIYEVAWRLSIVSIVVSGALSTVIFPNFSNLYSDSEIEEISTVTSRALTYVMIIPVGVFFGSLILSKEVLGVIYGAEFSAGWLVLILLTGERLIHAFHEIIYKITLALDQPDIAFRYSLLSILMNVILNIMLVPIIGIEGAAIAMITAYAVNALLYYRHIKNQIPLQIPFKNIWWILISGGIMALTVHYLSHIIQIDSIVKLSAIILIGGLVYFLSILLNSSIRSMWVELS; encoded by the coding sequence ATGGATCTGGAACGAGCTGGTATAGTCACTATTATTTCACGATTCCTTTCTACTGGAATTGGGTTTGTAGGTACAATATACTATGCACAAGAATTAGGGTCAACTGCTCTGGGAAGTTTCTTCCTCCTACAATCTCTAGTCGGGTTTTTGTCAATTCCAGCAGACGTAGGCGTTCAGGGTGCTATTGAAAAACGCCTCAGTGAAGGAGAGAATAAGCACAGATATTTTTCAGCAGGCCTTATATTATTGTCAGTTTCATATGTGATAGTTGCATTAGCTATAATACCATTTTCGAAATCAATCAATGATTATCTGGGCATGCCTCTATTCCTTGAATTGTTGGCGGTCCTATTTATCACCATTGTGTATCAATTATTTCTATCATCGTTAAGAGGCGAATTAAAAATAGTTCATAGTGCTCTTTTAGAAGCGGTCCAGGCACTTTCAACCCTATTAATTTCTATAATACTTCTAATAGATGGTTACGGAGTATATGCGCTAGTCTATGGTCTGTTAGCAGGGAAAATGCTAAGTTCGGTATTGGCGATATATTTGCTTGATCTATCAATTGTTGTGCCGACCACCACCAGTTTCAGAAGAATTTGGGATTTTTCAAAATACAACACAATTCTTCGATCTAGCGGGTTGATCTACGGTTGGGCAGACACACTCATCATTGGTATATTCCTTAGCAGTTCTCTGGTGGCGATTTATGAGGTTGCTTGGCGTCTATCGATCGTCAGCATTGTCGTGAGCGGCGCACTTTCCACCGTGATCTTCCCTAACTTCAGCAACCTATATTCAGATAGTGAAATTGAGGAGATATCCACAGTTACATCAAGGGCATTAACATACGTAATGATAATACCAGTGGGGGTTTTTTTTGGATCCCTTATTCTCTCGAAAGAAGTATTGGGTGTCATTTACGGCGCAGAATTCAGTGCGGGATGGTTGGTCCTCATATTACTGACCGGTGAGCGGTTGATCCACGCATTCCATGAGATCATATACAAAATCACATTAGCACTGGACCAGCCAGACATTGCTTTTCGTTATTCTCTCTTATCTATATTGATGAATGTAATACTGAATATCATGCTTGTCCCAATTATCGGGATCGAAGGGGCCGCTATCGCGATGATAACAGCCTATGCTGTTAATGCACTGTTATATTATCGACATATCAAAAATCAAATTCCATTACAGATTCCATTCAAAAATATATGGTGGATTTTGATCTCCGGTGGTATTATGGCACTCACAGTGCATTATCTGTCCCACATAATCCAGATCGACTCAATAGTAAAATTATCGGCCATAATTTTAATCGGGGGTCTTGTCTATTTCCTATCAATATTATTGAATAGTTCTATTCGAAGTATGTGGGTGGAACTCAGCTAA
- a CDS encoding sulfatase-like hydrolase/transferase, giving the protein MISRALGELTDVPEYENVLVFISDSLRYDALPDRIRSKGVTGKTIAAAPWTASSIPSLVTGKYPSTHNVWMFEDRLSDRPILLSEPDDWTAGFNSEKHWLKFDSAEKPPIKMLRLNGEQRLSELEPPFVHVIHDLGPHAPYGFENDEYDTESFFEDYSDPEELKRRYHEDTEKSARYFERVLDELDSEGSLEDTLCVFTSDHGELLGEGGRLGGKWGHSTPLCPELLEVPMTFIGAGLPEGEKLNGLVSGVDLAPTCLSAVGRPTGNVDGIDLWTETPNEDRFVRSDVWQRYDALDRTWPVYVASSLWDNEGGWVKHRRSNLLRMAYYGYDVFLGDYAPPARKTAGIRDIISGFQYWGRRWSSFGNPNISQDVADQELADDLVENEESEEFSEEQAEHLEALGYL; this is encoded by the coding sequence ATGATCTCGAGGGCCTTGGGTGAGTTGACTGATGTACCGGAGTACGAGAACGTACTCGTCTTCATCTCCGATTCGCTCCGATACGATGCACTTCCCGACCGAATTCGATCGAAGGGCGTGACCGGGAAGACGATTGCCGCTGCTCCTTGGACGGCGTCGTCGATACCATCGCTCGTGACGGGTAAATATCCGTCGACGCACAACGTCTGGATGTTTGAAGATCGCCTCTCCGATCGTCCCATCTTACTGTCGGAACCCGATGATTGGACTGCAGGGTTCAACTCTGAGAAGCACTGGCTCAAGTTTGATTCGGCCGAGAAGCCCCCTATCAAGATGCTTCGGCTTAATGGCGAACAGCGGCTATCCGAACTTGAGCCTCCATTCGTTCACGTAATACATGACCTCGGTCCCCATGCACCGTACGGATTTGAGAACGACGAGTACGACACAGAATCCTTTTTCGAGGATTATTCGGATCCCGAGGAATTGAAGCGACGCTACCACGAAGACACTGAGAAATCTGCTCGTTATTTCGAGCGCGTTCTCGACGAACTTGATTCTGAAGGATCACTCGAGGACACACTCTGCGTCTTTACCTCCGACCACGGGGAACTCCTTGGCGAGGGTGGTCGGCTCGGGGGGAAGTGGGGTCATTCAACCCCATTATGCCCCGAGTTGCTTGAAGTTCCAATGACCTTCATCGGTGCGGGCCTTCCAGAGGGAGAGAAACTCAACGGCCTCGTTTCTGGTGTCGATCTCGCACCAACCTGTCTCTCTGCAGTCGGCCGTCCAACAGGAAATGTCGACGGCATCGACCTCTGGACCGAAACCCCGAACGAAGATCGCTTCGTTCGATCTGACGTTTGGCAACGATACGATGCTTTAGACCGGACTTGGCCAGTGTATGTCGCATCAAGTCTATGGGATAACGAAGGAGGATGGGTGAAACACCGGCGATCAAACCTGCTTCGGATGGCCTACTATGGTTATGACGTATTTCTCGGGGATTATGCCCCACCTGCACGGAAGACTGCGGGAATTCGCGATATCATTTCTGGATTCCAGTACTGGGGTCGGCGATGGAGTTCCTTCGGTAACCCAAACATTTCTCAAGATGTTGCAGATCAAGAACTAGCTGATGACTTGGTTGAAAATGAAGAGTCAGAAGAATTCTCTGAGGAGCAAGCGGAACACTTGGAAGCTCTCGGGTATCTCTAA
- a CDS encoding sulfatase — protein sequence MRKNVILLVFDTLRADYISINDNSGVNTKNIDSIDSQGTTFSNAYTVGPGTPISHGGVFTGRYPSHSGVTGQYLNLPKDHPTMPEWFSKHGYETMGIAGPSKIASDFGYDRGFNEYFEPYYDIGYRNRKPTKAYFKNVLSDWHIFNDGIRTAFRGEIKNTRFKFDYLKDWISSTSEPFFAFANILEAHAPYHPPRGYRSEFDPAFSEPPLFLLEFLFNQLGDHENPNVRLDRVDHVQTGDGIGRYLADSSYLNEDELEALKRWYRASIKYLDDEFGRFLDYYQSNLADDTLLVVTADHGEQLGEHGLMAHSHYLFDETLQVPLLMTGPGVNEAPEGLASLVDLFPTLSSLADIEVPDFTDGVPLFDKDSRNAVFMEHGKRRVREFRESAHGRYMDDEQLRQFAAGRKAVRTETHKLVVDSLGNSTLYNVSGDIETEVSEATIESELRDKLFEVLPEEYGVWPEGDPENYSLDDEVIGSLEDLGYV from the coding sequence ATGAGAAAGAACGTGATCTTACTGGTGTTTGATACTCTCCGCGCTGATTATATCTCTATCAACGATAATTCTGGAGTAAATACCAAGAATATCGATAGTATTGACTCACAGGGCACTACTTTCAGTAATGCGTATACTGTTGGTCCTGGGACTCCTATCTCACATGGTGGTGTCTTCACCGGTCGATACCCTTCCCACAGCGGCGTCACAGGTCAATACCTCAACCTTCCGAAAGACCATCCAACGATGCCTGAGTGGTTCAGCAAACACGGGTACGAGACGATGGGCATCGCCGGCCCATCGAAGATCGCCTCCGACTTCGGCTATGATCGGGGGTTCAACGAGTACTTTGAACCATACTACGACATCGGGTACCGGAACAGAAAGCCAACAAAAGCGTATTTCAAGAACGTCCTCTCTGACTGGCACATTTTCAACGACGGGATTCGGACAGCGTTCCGCGGTGAGATCAAGAATACGCGGTTCAAGTTCGATTACCTGAAAGACTGGATATCATCAACTTCAGAACCTTTCTTCGCGTTCGCCAACATCTTGGAAGCTCATGCGCCATACCATCCGCCGCGGGGCTACCGAAGCGAGTTTGACCCGGCGTTCTCCGAACCCCCGTTGTTCCTCCTCGAATTCTTGTTCAATCAGCTTGGGGATCATGAGAATCCGAACGTCCGACTGGACCGCGTTGACCATGTCCAGACCGGAGATGGAATTGGGCGATATCTGGCGGATTCGTCGTACCTAAACGAAGACGAATTAGAGGCGCTCAAACGGTGGTATCGTGCATCGATAAAATATCTCGACGATGAGTTCGGTAGGTTCCTCGACTACTACCAATCTAACCTCGCCGACGATACGCTTCTCGTCGTAACCGCCGACCACGGCGAACAACTAGGCGAACACGGACTCATGGCTCATAGTCATTACTTATTCGACGAAACACTCCAAGTTCCCCTCTTGATGACCGGGCCTGGCGTCAACGAGGCTCCGGAGGGCTTAGCATCACTAGTGGACCTTTTTCCCACTCTCTCCAGCCTCGCCGACATCGAAGTGCCGGATTTTACGGACGGCGTCCCACTGTTCGACAAGGACAGCCGGAACGCGGTCTTTATGGAGCACGGGAAACGGAGGGTTCGTGAGTTCCGGGAATCCGCACATGGCCGCTATATGGACGATGAACAGCTCCGCCAATTCGCCGCCGGCCGGAAGGCAGTCCGAACGGAGACTCACAAACTTGTCGTGGATTCTTTGGGTAACTCGACGCTCTACAATGTGTCCGGCGATATCGAGACTGAGGTTTCTGAGGCCACGATAGAGTCGGAACTCAGAGACAAACTTTTTGAGGTGCTTCCCGAAGAGTACGGGGTATGGCCTGAAGGCGACCCAGAAAATTACAGTCTCGACGACGAAGTCATCGGTAGCCTCGAGGACCTCGGCTACGTCTAA
- a CDS encoding HVO_A0556 family zinc finger protein, translating into MQEGVTQIRGGEAMLETLEGTVCSYCELGRLDLRSYKGNDAAVCTECGVPAAQVW; encoded by the coding sequence ATGCAAGAAGGGGTTACGCAAATTCGCGGGGGCGAAGCGATGCTCGAAACGCTAGAGGGGACGGTCTGTTCGTATTGCGAACTCGGTCGGCTCGATCTCAGGTCGTATAAGGGAAACGACGCGGCCGTGTGTACGGAATGTGGCGTCCCGGCCGCACAGGTCTGGTAG
- a CDS encoding polysaccharide pyruvyl transferase family protein gives MRHKNINYNPSSKNNIPKSEVTEITIINVFGNRNKGDAAIVLSMIDILEKRIGAISVNIESWHPDQDQDFYNADVFTTLWRYGISAPYIGISPLAIYEAIRKIPLLYSIKYNLSSPLGQEYLLRDQEQELFDRMKKSDLVLSCGGGFLHDSHGPAFLKHLYTLKMATLIDTPVMIYAQSIGPFRKKHYGSLACSVLNEVDYITVRDNISENYLEEIGVTDPPREVTADAAFLLEPTPPENNGILRTIRESEVPIGLTVRDWKYPNSDNPKKMKKQYRKEMSKYADYLQEELSATLFFFNHTPSDVEEAELITNSCDNTSEIHILDSNIPPRQLKYLTGEVELFVGTRMHSTIFSMEMDTPTISIPYLPKSKDLMERLGLKELFIDISQVNSRDLQVLTQNVIEDRTYQMKMSRGIDHLKSLTRRNAEIASSMIS, from the coding sequence ATGAGACATAAAAACATAAACTACAATCCAAGTTCTAAGAATAATATTCCTAAATCAGAAGTAACTGAAATAACAATAATAAATGTATTTGGGAATAGAAATAAAGGCGATGCCGCAATTGTATTAAGTATGATTGACATATTGGAGAAGCGTATCGGCGCTATTTCGGTGAATATTGAAAGTTGGCATCCAGATCAGGATCAAGACTTTTATAATGCAGATGTTTTCACTACACTCTGGAGATATGGAATTAGTGCCCCCTATATTGGTATTTCTCCCCTTGCGATATATGAGGCCATAAGAAAAATTCCGCTTCTATATTCTATCAAATACAATTTAAGTTCTCCACTGGGCCAAGAATATTTGCTACGAGATCAAGAACAAGAATTGTTTGATCGGATGAAAAAATCAGATTTGGTACTCAGTTGTGGTGGGGGATTCCTCCATGACAGCCATGGACCAGCATTTCTGAAGCATCTCTATACATTAAAAATGGCAACACTTATCGATACCCCTGTAATGATATATGCCCAATCTATAGGACCATTTAGAAAAAAACACTATGGATCCCTGGCCTGCTCTGTTCTTAACGAAGTGGACTATATAACAGTCCGTGACAACATCTCCGAAAATTATCTGGAGGAAATAGGTGTAACGGACCCTCCTCGAGAAGTGACCGCTGATGCCGCGTTTTTACTTGAGCCGACCCCGCCGGAAAACAACGGAATACTCAGAACCATAAGGGAATCAGAGGTGCCAATAGGTCTGACTGTCCGAGATTGGAAGTATCCGAATTCAGATAACCCGAAGAAAATGAAGAAGCAGTATCGAAAGGAAATGTCCAAGTACGCTGATTATCTCCAGGAAGAACTGAGTGCGACACTTTTCTTTTTCAATCACACTCCATCTGATGTTGAAGAAGCCGAACTGATTACCAATAGCTGCGACAATACCTCAGAGATCCATATCCTAGACTCGAATATACCTCCAAGACAACTGAAATATCTCACCGGTGAGGTCGAGTTGTTTGTTGGAACCCGAATGCATTCTACGATATTTTCTATGGAAATGGACACGCCCACAATTAGCATTCCATACCTCCCGAAATCCAAAGATTTAATGGAACGTCTCGGACTCAAGGAGCTATTTATAGATATTAGCCAAGTCAACTCCCGTGACCTTCAAGTTCTCACTCAAAATGTGATTGAGGATAGAACGTACCAGATGAAAATGAGTAGAGGGATTGATCATCTGAAGTCATTAACACGTAGAAACGCCGAAATTGCGTCTTCGATGATTAGCTGA
- a CDS encoding NAD-dependent epimerase/dehydratase family protein — protein sequence MDGKRILVTGGAGFIGSNLANHLAATNDVIAIDDEYLGTPENLREDVDYRNRSVLEDDLPTDVDVVFHLAALSSYAMHEEDPTTGARVNVEGFVNVVDQARQDGCETVVYASTSSIYGSRTEPSPVDMAVTVNTGYEASKLARERYGEYFANHYDMNVAGMRFFSVYQGYGGAEEHKGEYANVIAQFADDIANGEAPVLYGDGTQTRDFTHVLDIVRGLEVAADHELTGIYNLGTGDAYSFNTVVEMLNEELGTDIEPEYVENPIPDSVYVHDTCADSSSMREATGWEPRIDFEDGLQRVCAQYTDTDATTSSRQ from the coding sequence ATGGACGGCAAACGCATCCTCGTAACCGGCGGGGCCGGCTTTATCGGCTCGAATCTGGCGAATCATCTCGCAGCGACCAACGACGTCATCGCGATCGACGACGAATATCTCGGCACACCCGAAAACCTTCGGGAGGACGTCGACTACCGCAATCGGAGCGTCCTCGAGGACGACCTCCCCACCGATGTCGACGTCGTCTTCCACCTCGCGGCGCTCTCCTCGTACGCGATGCACGAAGAGGACCCGACCACGGGGGCGCGGGTCAACGTCGAGGGGTTCGTGAACGTCGTCGACCAGGCACGACAGGATGGCTGTGAGACGGTCGTCTATGCGTCGACCTCCTCGATCTATGGTAGCCGAACCGAGCCGTCGCCCGTCGACATGGCCGTCACCGTCAACACGGGGTACGAGGCGTCGAAACTGGCCCGCGAACGCTACGGGGAGTACTTCGCGAACCACTACGACATGAACGTCGCCGGGATGCGATTCTTCTCGGTCTACCAGGGATACGGCGGGGCCGAAGAGCACAAAGGCGAGTACGCCAACGTGATCGCCCAGTTCGCCGACGACATCGCGAACGGGGAGGCACCCGTCTTGTACGGCGATGGCACGCAGACGCGCGATTTCACCCACGTTTTGGATATCGTCCGCGGTCTCGAGGTCGCCGCTGACCACGAGCTTACCGGGATCTACAACCTCGGGACGGGCGACGCCTATAGCTTCAATACGGTTGTCGAGATGCTCAACGAGGAGCTGGGGACCGATATCGAGCCCGAATACGTCGAAAACCCGATTCCCGATTCGGTGTACGTACACGACACGTGCGCCGATTCCTCGTCGATGCGTGAGGCGACCGGCTGGGAACCCCGAATCGACTTCGAGGATGGACTCCAACGCGTCTGCGCACAGTACACCGACACCGACGCGACGACCTCGTCTCGCCAGTAG
- a CDS encoding DUF2206 domain-containing protein, producing MGFYTLNLSAPLTQTKVYIVLSMLLIGLLTLTNRTRSTYRIYEGDLNFTPSDPALIVAFLTFSAAIVGARLTTGQVKHANLVLVTALLFASSIPFLLTRRPAPTANRVLTIYVTALALLFHMSLISNYVWGPDIQWTVHFASLITEVNAWPLDIVHRRAPLITVTFLAATLSELTGMAIDWPYKIHLQLLMSLMPVGIYAIAKKELPMQWAVLAPFGYIFYQRFIHGIQAKQHTGQIFIIALLLVLLYEYRERWQSILLLLLGWGLITSHYLMSMIFIGMLAVYLIGRQVLSILPPTDQTPPDNRFSLAFLVLIPIYFFIWYSSIGGGYIFSQFVLLPYRIINTFGTRTSETTDRTGESLFVQTLQMGTVRKFYFSLFAILIGLLALGATISLARTLLKKNSDDWSTYTIFTIPALSLFSASIILKGRFGIDRAMDVLFLIASPLTIFGAWWLAKGLQRFSIPIQKKTIRSSLAMVLALFLLFNLGVAHLALGLPTNPAPTPESFALNQDKPWGQLNDQETESAKWVVEYRSAGSDLYTGNYGGIVTGRYENRWANPPIGTYEGYHNSSRGTLYVRNYDVPVCMNDIAACLEQPPTEGKIYANNHSSVYTK from the coding sequence ATGGGTTTCTACACACTGAACTTATCTGCCCCACTCACTCAGACCAAGGTTTATATAGTACTATCAATGCTCCTCATCGGTCTTCTTACACTAACTAACCGGACGAGGTCAACTTACCGTATATACGAGGGCGATCTCAATTTTACTCCATCTGATCCAGCACTCATTGTCGCGTTCCTTACTTTCAGTGCTGCAATTGTCGGTGCTCGACTTACTACTGGCCAGGTAAAACACGCCAACTTGGTATTAGTCACTGCACTTCTTTTTGCGTCATCCATCCCGTTTCTCCTCACTCGACGCCCAGCTCCGACGGCAAATCGAGTGTTGACGATCTACGTTACGGCACTCGCGTTACTCTTCCATATGAGCTTGATCAGTAATTATGTATGGGGGCCTGATATCCAGTGGACGGTCCATTTTGCGAGCCTGATTACTGAAGTCAATGCGTGGCCGCTCGATATTGTCCATCGACGGGCCCCCCTTATTACAGTCACCTTTTTAGCCGCAACATTGTCGGAACTTACCGGTATGGCCATTGACTGGCCTTACAAGATTCATCTCCAGCTTCTCATGTCGCTTATGCCGGTCGGAATCTATGCAATCGCGAAGAAGGAGTTACCGATGCAATGGGCGGTACTCGCTCCGTTTGGGTACATCTTTTACCAGCGATTCATTCACGGTATCCAAGCCAAACAACACACCGGGCAAATTTTCATCATCGCACTGTTGCTTGTCCTGCTCTATGAATACCGGGAGCGGTGGCAATCAATCCTTCTGCTCCTGCTTGGCTGGGGGTTAATAACCTCGCACTATCTGATGTCTATGATCTTCATCGGAATGCTCGCTGTTTATCTCATCGGACGCCAGGTGTTGTCAATTCTCCCACCCACTGATCAGACACCGCCTGACAACCGATTCAGTCTCGCGTTTCTTGTCTTAATTCCAATTTATTTCTTTATTTGGTACTCTAGCATTGGTGGAGGATACATTTTCTCACAATTTGTTCTGCTCCCCTATCGTATCATCAACACCTTCGGTACAAGAACCAGCGAAACCACTGATCGCACTGGTGAATCACTATTCGTACAAACGCTACAAATGGGAACGGTACGAAAATTCTACTTCTCGCTTTTTGCCATATTGATTGGACTGCTGGCGTTAGGTGCCACGATCTCTCTCGCTCGCACTCTCCTGAAGAAGAATAGCGATGATTGGTCAACATACACGATATTCACGATTCCGGCACTCAGTTTGTTCTCAGCATCCATAATACTGAAAGGAAGGTTTGGGATTGATCGAGCGATGGATGTATTATTCCTCATTGCATCGCCACTTACAATTTTTGGCGCTTGGTGGCTCGCAAAGGGGCTTCAACGTTTTTCTATTCCTATTCAGAAGAAGACGATACGGAGCTCACTCGCCATGGTATTAGCGCTCTTCTTGCTTTTTAACCTCGGTGTTGCTCATTTGGCACTTGGGTTGCCGACGAATCCAGCACCAACACCGGAATCCTTTGCTCTGAATCAGGACAAGCCATGGGGGCAGTTGAACGACCAAGAAACCGAGTCTGCCAAATGGGTTGTCGAATACCGATCTGCAGGATCTGACTTGTATACCGGAAATTACGGGGGAATTGTGACTGGTCGGTATGAGAACCGGTGGGCTAACCCTCCGATCGGGACGTACGAAGGCTATCACAATAGTAGTCGGGGAACGCTATATGTGAGGAATTATGATGTTCCGGTATGCATGAATGATATAGCAGCATGCCTCGAGCAGCCACCAACAGAAGGAAAGATATATGCGAATAACCATTCTTCAGTCTATACAAAATGA
- a CDS encoding glycosyltransferase: MGQDSGGLPHYTAELANAVSQHADVTVLKATETSAEGLFDPAVEVIEAFESTDISMQNIFELNLNVRKNLTGLYSFKNLRLVNDLDPDIVHDPTDEFPQVSLFAYLHGIYKDRPYVITSHEVEHGGSGDILKLADIVGSAIPDFPKAAAVVHSEKQREALLEQDRNIESVHVIPHGVYTFFSEFDHLEPPEELNHALFFGSLIPPKGLEFLVRALPAIVEEIPDFSVTIAGKGNIPNPDGLLDEYTDHVTIRNEFIPNEEVGELFSRAKVVVLPYRDGWQTGHSGTLSTAFAFGKPVVTTDVGDFQQMVGDAGAGVVVEPESADTLAEGVIRVLSNESQRREMAEASAEIAEELSWENIGEKHIEMYREIFKRS, translated from the coding sequence ATGGGACAGGATAGCGGCGGCCTCCCACACTATACAGCAGAGCTAGCGAATGCTGTTTCACAACACGCCGATGTCACCGTCTTGAAAGCAACCGAAACATCCGCAGAGGGGCTTTTCGATCCGGCCGTCGAGGTAATCGAGGCGTTCGAATCAACCGACATCTCGATGCAGAACATCTTCGAACTAAACCTCAATGTCCGGAAGAACCTCACAGGACTATACTCGTTCAAAAACCTGAGGTTGGTTAACGATCTCGATCCAGACATCGTTCACGACCCGACTGATGAGTTCCCGCAGGTTTCGCTCTTTGCATACCTCCACGGGATCTACAAAGACCGGCCCTACGTCATTACATCTCACGAGGTCGAACACGGTGGATCCGGTGACATACTGAAACTCGCGGACATCGTCGGATCCGCGATTCCCGATTTCCCGAAGGCGGCGGCTGTCGTCCACTCTGAAAAGCAGCGGGAAGCACTGCTCGAACAGGACCGGAACATCGAGTCGGTACACGTGATCCCCCACGGCGTCTATACGTTCTTCTCCGAGTTTGACCATCTCGAACCACCCGAAGAACTCAATCACGCCCTGTTCTTCGGGAGTCTGATTCCACCCAAAGGACTCGAGTTTCTCGTTCGGGCACTCCCCGCGATTGTTGAGGAGATCCCGGACTTTTCGGTCACAATCGCGGGAAAAGGGAACATCCCGAACCCAGATGGCCTGTTAGACGAGTATACTGATCATGTAACGATCCGCAATGAATTCATTCCGAATGAAGAGGTCGGGGAACTGTTCTCCCGAGCCAAGGTAGTCGTCCTTCCATACCGCGATGGCTGGCAGACCGGCCACAGCGGGACGCTCTCGACCGCGTTCGCGTTTGGGAAACCAGTCGTCACGACTGACGTAGGAGACTTCCAGCAGATGGTCGGTGACGCAGGAGCAGGCGTCGTGGTAGAACCCGAAAGCGCCGATACACTGGCAGAGGGCGTTATCCGCGTACTAAGTAATGAATCACAGCGACGAGAGATGGCGGAAGCAAGCGCTGAGATAGCGGAGGAACTCTCTTGGGAAAATATTGGCGAGAAGCACATCGAGATGTACCGCGAGATCTTCAAGCGAAGTTAG